The Pantoea nemavictus genome includes a region encoding these proteins:
- the glgP gene encoding glycogen phosphorylase, whose protein sequence is MNAPFTYASPTLTVDALKHSIAYKLMFTIGKDPSIANKHEWLNAALLAVRDRMVERWLRSSRAQLSQDVRQVYYLSMEFLMGRTLGNALLAMGIYDDLNQALDEMGLDLSELMEEENDPGLGNGGLGRLAACFLDSLATLGLPGRGYGIRYDYGMFKQNIVDGQQRESPDYWLEYGNPWEFQRFNTRYKVRFGGRLQHEGARVRWVETEEIVAMAYDQIIPGFDTDATNTLRLWGAQASNEINLGKFNQGDYFAAVEDKNHSENVSRVLYPDDSTYSGRELRLRQEYFLVSSTVQDILNRHWQMHETWDNLPDKIAIHLNDTHPVLAIPELMRLLIDEQKFSWDDAFEVTCQVFSYTNHTLMTEALETWPVDMIGKILPRHLSIIFEINDYFLKTIQEYYPDDWDLMSRISIIDENDGRRIRMAWLAVVVSHKVNGVSELHSNLMVQSLFADFARLFPGRFCNKTNGVTPRRWLALANPALSEVLDEAIGRNWRTDLGQLNELTSQVDYPAFIEQIADAKFANKKRLADWVAKNMDIVLDPHALFDVQIKRIHEYKRQLLNVLHVITRYNRIKADPTAEWVPRVNIFAGKAASAYYVAKHIIHLINDVANVINNDPQVKNKLKVVFIPNYGVSLAQIIIPAADLSEQISTAGTEASGTSNMKFALNGALTIGTLDGANVEMLDHVGKENIFIFGNTTPQVEKLRTDGYNPRKYYEDDPELHQALTQIASGVFSPQEPGRYRNLFDALVNFGDHYQLLADYRSYVDTQDKVDKLYRQPDKWQRSAALNIANMGYFSSDRTIQEYADEIWHISPVRL, encoded by the coding sequence ATGAATGCACCTTTCACCTATGCCTCACCCACGCTGACGGTTGACGCGCTGAAGCACTCAATCGCCTATAAGCTGATGTTTACTATTGGTAAAGATCCATCGATCGCGAATAAGCATGAGTGGCTGAATGCCGCGCTGCTGGCGGTGCGTGATCGCATGGTGGAACGCTGGCTGCGCTCCAGCCGCGCGCAGCTCTCGCAGGATGTGCGGCAGGTTTATTACCTGTCGATGGAGTTCCTGATGGGGCGTACGCTCGGCAACGCGTTGCTGGCGATGGGCATTTATGACGATCTCAATCAGGCGCTGGACGAGATGGGACTCGACCTCAGCGAGCTGATGGAAGAGGAGAACGATCCCGGCCTCGGCAACGGCGGCTTGGGACGTTTAGCGGCCTGCTTCCTCGATTCGCTCGCCACGCTCGGTTTACCGGGGCGCGGCTACGGCATTCGTTACGATTACGGTATGTTTAAGCAGAATATTGTTGACGGCCAGCAGCGCGAATCGCCGGATTACTGGCTGGAATATGGCAATCCATGGGAATTCCAGCGCTTTAACACGCGCTACAAAGTACGTTTTGGCGGCCGTTTACAACATGAAGGTGCGCGGGTGCGCTGGGTAGAAACCGAAGAGATCGTAGCGATGGCTTACGATCAAATCATCCCCGGATTTGACACTGATGCCACCAACACGCTGCGCCTGTGGGGCGCGCAGGCCAGTAACGAAATCAATCTCGGTAAGTTCAATCAGGGCGATTACTTTGCCGCAGTGGAAGATAAAAACCACTCGGAAAACGTCTCGCGCGTGCTCTATCCCGATGACTCAACCTATTCCGGTCGCGAGTTGCGCCTGCGTCAGGAGTATTTCCTCGTCTCCTCGACGGTGCAGGATATTCTCAATCGTCACTGGCAGATGCATGAAACCTGGGACAATCTGCCGGACAAAATCGCCATCCACCTCAACGATACCCATCCGGTGCTGGCGATCCCTGAACTGATGCGTCTGTTAATCGACGAACAGAAGTTCAGCTGGGACGATGCGTTTGAAGTGACTTGCCAGGTGTTCTCCTACACCAACCACACGCTGATGACCGAAGCGCTGGAAACCTGGCCGGTGGATATGATCGGCAAGATCCTGCCGCGTCATCTCAGCATTATCTTTGAAATCAATGACTACTTCCTGAAAACCATCCAGGAATACTATCCGGATGATTGGGATTTGATGTCGCGCATCTCGATCATCGACGAAAACGACGGCCGCCGCATCCGCATGGCGTGGCTGGCGGTGGTGGTGAGCCACAAGGTCAACGGCGTGTCGGAGCTGCACTCCAACTTGATGGTGCAATCGCTGTTCGCTGACTTCGCGCGGCTGTTCCCTGGCCGTTTCTGCAATAAAACCAACGGCGTGACGCCACGTCGCTGGCTGGCGCTGGCCAATCCGGCGCTGTCTGAGGTGCTGGATGAGGCGATTGGTCGCAACTGGCGTACCGATCTCGGCCAGCTCAACGAACTGACGTCGCAGGTCGACTATCCGGCCTTTATCGAGCAGATCGCCGATGCCAAATTCGCCAACAAAAAACGCCTGGCGGATTGGGTGGCGAAAAACATGGATATCGTGCTCGATCCGCATGCGCTGTTTGATGTGCAGATCAAACGTATCCACGAATATAAACGTCAGTTACTCAACGTCCTGCACGTGATTACGCGCTATAACCGCATCAAGGCCGATCCCACCGCTGAATGGGTGCCGCGTGTGAATATCTTCGCCGGCAAGGCCGCTTCGGCGTATTACGTGGCGAAGCACATCATCCACTTGATCAACGACGTCGCCAACGTGATCAACAACGATCCGCAGGTGAAGAACAAGCTGAAGGTGGTGTTCATTCCCAACTATGGCGTGAGCCTGGCGCAGATCATTATTCCTGCGGCGGATCTCTCTGAGCAGATCTCCACTGCTGGCACCGAAGCATCGGGCACCAGTAACATGAAGTTTGCGCTTAACGGCGCGTTAACAATTGGTACGCTGGATGGCGCCAACGTTGAGATGCTGGATCATGTCGGCAAGGAGAACATCTTTATCTTCGGTAACACCACGCCGCAGGTCGAGAAGCTGCGTACCGACGGCTACAACCCACGTAAGTATTACGAGGACGATCCCGAGCTGCATCAGGCGCTGACGCAAATTGCCAGCGGCGTGTTCAGTCCGCAGGAGCCAGGCCGCTACCGCAATCTGTTCGATGCGTTGGTGAACTTCGGCGATCACTATCAGCTGCTGGCGGATTATCGCAGCTATGTGGACACGCAGGACAAGGTGGACAAGCTTTATCGTCAACCGGATAAGTGGCAACGCAGCGCGGCGCTGAATATCGCCAATATGGGGTATTTCTCGTCGGACCGAACCATTCAGGAGTATGCGGATGAAATCTGGCACATTTCGCCAGTGAGGTTGTAA
- a CDS encoding DcrB family lipoprotein has translation MRNVVKYVGIGLLVIGLAACDQKKDDAAANSNGASASQSAQTVNLMDGKLSFSLPAGMSDKSGKLGSESTNMHVYADETGQRAIIVIAGDPTNEALDALAQRLEQQQRSRDPQLQVVSNKAVTLKDQPAQQLDTVIAANNQTSWSSVILAKVDGKLLTLQITLPADNQQQAQSDADEIVKSITLK, from the coding sequence ATGCGTAACGTAGTGAAATATGTGGGTATTGGCCTGCTGGTGATCGGCCTGGCGGCATGTGACCAGAAGAAAGATGATGCGGCAGCAAACAGTAACGGTGCCAGCGCCAGCCAGTCTGCTCAGACGGTTAATCTGATGGACGGCAAGCTGAGCTTCTCACTGCCGGCGGGCATGTCTGACAAGAGCGGCAAACTCGGCTCTGAATCGACCAACATGCACGTCTATGCCGACGAAACCGGGCAGCGCGCAATTATCGTGATTGCAGGCGATCCAACTAACGAAGCGCTTGATGCGCTGGCGCAGCGTCTGGAACAGCAGCAGCGCAGCCGCGATCCGCAGCTGCAGGTGGTGTCGAACAAAGCGGTTACGTTGAAAGATCAGCCGGCTCAGCAGCTGGATACGGTGATTGCTGCCAACAACCAGACTTCATGGTCTTCAGTGATTCTGGCGAAAGTGGACGGCAAACTGCTGACGCTGCAAATTACCTTGCCAGCGGATAACCAGCAGCAGGCACAGAGCGATGCTGATGAGATCGTGAAGAGCATTACTTTGAAGTAA